From Pseudomonadota bacterium, the proteins below share one genomic window:
- a CDS encoding D-glycerate dehydrogenase codes for MTPPRVLVTRRIPRAGLNPIGDACDVELLDGELPPSRETMLARIRGCSGLLSLLTDAVDAELIAAAGPGLRVISNYAVGFDNIDLAAATRARIPVGNTPGVLTEATADLAFSLLMGAARRIAEASRFAREGRWRTWSPTLLLGADVHGATLGVVGMGRIGRALARRAAGFSMRVVYCDPVPGDGGAVPGAARVEWPELLAQADFLSLHVPLTEATRHMIDAAALARMKPTAILINTSRGGVVDHAALAQALADGVIGGAALDVTEPEPLPAGHPLYALDNCLVVPHLGSATVSTRDRMAVMAAQNLLAGLRGERLPHCVNPEVYG; via the coding sequence ATGACGCCCCCCCGAGTGCTCGTCACGAGGCGGATTCCCCGAGCCGGGCTTAATCCTATCGGCGACGCCTGCGACGTGGAGCTGCTCGACGGCGAGCTCCCGCCGAGCCGCGAGACGATGCTGGCTCGGATACGGGGCTGCTCGGGGCTCCTCAGCCTGCTCACCGACGCCGTCGACGCCGAGCTGATCGCCGCGGCCGGCCCGGGCCTCCGGGTGATCAGCAACTACGCCGTCGGGTTCGACAACATCGACCTCGCGGCCGCGACGAGGGCCCGGATCCCCGTCGGCAACACGCCGGGCGTCCTCACCGAGGCGACCGCGGATCTCGCGTTCTCCCTCCTCATGGGCGCCGCGCGGCGCATCGCCGAGGCGTCCCGCTTCGCGCGGGAGGGGCGGTGGCGGACGTGGTCCCCGACGCTCCTTTTGGGCGCCGACGTCCACGGCGCGACCCTCGGCGTCGTCGGCATGGGCCGGATCGGGCGGGCGCTGGCGAGGCGGGCGGCGGGCTTCTCGATGCGCGTCGTCTACTGCGACCCCGTTCCGGGCGACGGCGGCGCCGTCCCGGGGGCGGCGCGCGTGGAGTGGCCCGAGCTGCTCGCGCAGGCGGACTTCCTGAGCCTCCACGTCCCCCTGACCGAGGCGACGCGGCACATGATCGACGCGGCGGCGCTCGCGCGGATGAAGCCCACGGCGATCCTGATCAACACCTCCCGCGGCGGCGTGGTCGATCACGCCGCGCTCGCGCAGGCGCTCGCCGACGGGGTGATAGGCGGCGCCGCGCTCGACGTCACCGAGCCCGAGCCGCTCCCCGCCGGGCACCCGCTCTACGCGCTCGACAACTGCCTCGTCGTCCCGCACCTCGGCAGCGCGACGGTCTCGACGCGCGACAGGATGGCCGTCATGGCCGCGCAGAACCTCCTCGCCGGCCTGCGCGGCGAGCGGCTGCCCCACTGCGTGAACCCCGAGGTGTACGGGTAG